TTGAGTTTTTTTGACCGTGGCGTTCCAGATGTTCTGGCCTATATGGATTTTTTTGAACAGGCCTATAGGGAAGATTTTGTTGCCGTATGTAAAAAGCATCGTTACGATGCTATTTTCATTGTCCCGCCATGGAAGGAAATCTATATTTCGGATAATGAACGTTTGGAAACCTTTGAAGAAGCTGAAAAAATTCATGATGCCCTCATGAAAACCTACACTCGGTTCGAGTATGAGCCCATAATTGTACCAAAAAAACCTGTTTCACAACGAACGGCATTTGTCCTAGAAACTCTTAAAAGCAATTAGTGCAGAAAAAAGCCATAGTAGTTTTAAAAGAAGTTTGGGGTTTTGATGTTTTTAGGGGCTCTCAAAAAAAAATCATCGATGCTGTTATCGCTGGAAAAGATGTTTTAGCATTACTACCTACTGGAGGGGGAAAATCCATTTGTTATCAAGTTCCTGCCTTGGTCAACGAAGGTATCTGTATCGTTGTTTCGCCACTGGTCGCTTTGATTCAAGACCAAGTAAATCGTTTAAAATCAAAAGGTATTAAAGCGGTTGCACTTACCGGAGGCATAACTTTTGAAGAGCTCAACAATCTTTTGGACAACTGTCTTTACGGCAATTATAAATTCCTGTATCTATCGCCAGAGCGTTTACAGCAATCCATCGTCCAACAAAGAATTCAAGAGATGAACGTAAACCTTATTGCCATAGACGAAGCGCATTGCATATCGCAATGGGGCAATGACTTTAGACCAGCTTATCTGGAATGTGCAGTCTTGAGAGAACTTGCGCCAAATTCACAAATGATCGCACTTACGGCAACTGCAACGCCAAAAGTCATAGAAGATATCTTGGAAAATCTTGAATTGAAAAATCCTAAAATTGTTAAAGATTCATTTTCCAGGTCCAACATCATTTTTAAGGTTAAAAAAACGGAAGACAAGCTATACCAGCTAAAAAAGCTTGTGAATACTATCCCCGGTAGTGCCATTGTTTACGTTAGGTCACGTAAAATGTCTTTATTTCTTGCTGAATTCTTAAATAAAAATGGATGTAAAGCTTCCTTTTTCCATGGAG
The nucleotide sequence above comes from Flagellimonas sp. HMM57. Encoded proteins:
- a CDS encoding AAA family ATPase → MSTKKVVITGAPGTGKTSIINDLESKGFHCFHEIIRDMTSEAKMNGESNEFISNPLLFVDDAMQFNKDLLYGRAKHHEESQRLNVTLSFFDRGVPDVLAYMDFFEQAYREDFVAVCKKHRYDAIFIVPPWKEIYISDNERLETFEEAEKIHDALMKTYTRFEYEPIIVPKKPVSQRTAFVLETLKSN